From the Malassezia vespertilionis chromosome 5, complete sequence genome, the window CGCTTTGTGCTCGGCGTCcagcgtgccttgcgcccagcgctcgCCGATGTGATGCAGCTCCGCCTCGTACATGACCCTGGCAAGGTAGCCGCCGATGGCCAACAGTTCCATgttccagcgcgcacagTACCGATCGACGAAATCGAGCgactcgcgctcgacggtGGGAATAAAACGTGCGGCCATATGCCCACTAAAGCTGGTGGTCTGGTGCGTGCGGAACCCAATAAACACACGGCCTTGCGCGTCGAGGCTCGGCATGAGCCCCGAAAAAAGGCGGCGTGTATGCTTGTCCAGATCGGAATAGTGCGTGTCGCTTGCTTTGGCATCCGACGCGGTCGTCGCGTCATATTCTTCCTTGCCCATGTAGACCATGTGCAGCAACGTTTGTTTTGGCAGCGGTTTCTTGGTGCTGCGCTCAATTTCTCTGGAAAATGCAGCGTCGAGAGAAACGCGAATGTGTGCGGTGGCAATGCGGAGGTGTAGCGTGGAGTGCACCATTTCCAAAAGCGActgtgcatcgagcgcgtcgtttgcagcgctcgacgtgcttgtTGTGAGCCCGCCAAACGCACTCGAGAGCATAGAGGTAATCCCCGCGccggccgtgcgcgaaaaagcaGACAAGAGCGTTTGTTTCAAGTTGGGTTTCTCGTGCTCGGCCTCGGCTGCTGCTTCCAACAGCACCATGCGTGCGACGTACAAATctacgcgcagcgcgatggATTCGACCGTGCTCACCTGAAGCAGTTTCCCCGGCGAGCGGCCATTCAAgtggcgcgacgcagacaCTGGCTGCGGCGACCCAGTGTGTTTTTCCAAACGGCATAGCAGCTGGTCGTCCACATAGAGCGCTACGTGCCGTACATTTGCCGTGAATGTGAGCGACGTGGCCAAAAAGCGGCACAGTGCAAGTGGTGATTCAGGAAACGGCGTCGGCTCGCGCAGTGCCATAAGAAATGTTGTCCATGGCACGCCATTGCTCGATACTTGCGGGTCCGATACATTGGCGCGTCGTGTGAACAGCGCATCTCCCTTCCAGAAAAAGCCCATCAGCTCGCTCCCGGAAAATACGATCGGCTCTTCGCAAATGCTAAAGAGAGAATAAAAGCCAACACCAAATGCACCGATGCGGTCGGGATCCGGATTGCCTTCCGCAATGCGTCGCAGCCTGTTCCAGTCATCGCTGCTGAACGGCTTGCCATTGTTCCGGAAAGTCCATTGCGTCAGTGGCGCCGTGGTATCCGGGACCTGCGGGCCGGGATTTGTCCGCGCAGGCAGCAAGGTATGCGCGACGGTGGCGCTCGTCGCGAATCGCAGCTCGCAGTCtgttgcgcctgcatcgtcCGCGTTTTGCAGCAGCTCACGAAACACGGTAAATTCTGCCGAATACCGCGCAAGGATTTTATCAAtcagcgcacgctggtTGACAGTGATGGCCTCTTCCGCGCGGCcatcgtccagcagcgcacgcctGGCCGTGTGCAAATCCTGGGCCATGGTGGCAACTGGCACTGCCATGGCGCATGCGTATTCCTATGTGGAGGTCGCGTGGTCTACAGATTACCCTAGCAAGTCGTGCAGCTGAATGGCGTTCAGGTCGCGGGCTgaggcaaggcgcgcgaggtCGGGGCGCTGCATAAGTTCCAACGAGACGCGCAAAATCTCCCATACGCTCGTGTTTTGGCCACGCTCGCCACCAGAAAGCTCTTCTTCGGATGCGTGCTGCAGAGTAAGCGCAGTCAAGGCATGTTCCGCTGCTTCTTGGTAGCGTTTCAAATTCAAGCACGAGATGCTCAGATTGAAATGACAGCGTGCAAACCCCGGacggagcgcaagcgcctggTAATAGTAGTCGAGCGACTCTTCGCTGCGCCCCGAGTTACTCAGCGTTGCACCGATGCGGTTGTACAGGAGCCAGTCTTCAGGGCGCACGCCAAGTGCAGTCGCAAAGCAATCTACGGCCTTGTCGTACTCACTGGAAGAGTTGAACAAaacgccaagcgcaaccTGAATGTCGGCATCCACTTCCGTGCTGCCAGGCAttcctgcacgcgccataGCCATCAAAATACCAGCCACGCGGCCGTGCGTGCCTgtctcgcgcggcgtgtaTTTCTGGACCACATCCGCATAGGTATCATTCACTTCGATCCAGCGCTCAAGCGACTCCAGCGCAGCCTCTCTTTCGTTTTCGTTTGTGTAGCtgatggcgagcgcgagccaTGCGTCGTTCATGCGCggatccagcgcgacggccttgtgcagcgcggcaatCGCCTGCTTTTCCCGCTCGTTTTCCTGCTGGCGCAGACCTAGGTTGTACCACGCCGAGGACTTGGACGGATCGTTTTGGACTTCCGCCTCGTGCTCCAGCACGCTTTCCGCTACCGCGTCCATCTGCGTGGCGTGCATCGCATGGTGGtgtgtgcgcgacgccgcgtaCGGGTTGTTTTCGTTAAAAGAGTATGCAGGTGCTTCGAATGGGAACGGCGCTTGGGCCGTGGGGCGGATAGAAGGTTCGCTCGCCTCAAACTCGTCCCAGTCGCTTTGCAGCCTAGCCCACTCGGCCTCTTGTGCCCCAACGCGCCCTTTGCCTTTGGCGCCTTCCCATGCGCGCCCAACAAAGTCCTCGTCGTCTTGCTCCTGCGCACCGCCACGCTCGGACAAATCTTCCTCCCATCCGGGGCCAGCACGCGCGACGTTGGCGCCCATACCTGTCCACTTATTCATTTCCGCCGCAAAGATGTTTTCTTCCGCAGGCGGCGGCCGTACGTATTGCTCATCCTCGCGCATTCTCTCCAAGACATCGCCGCCGTCTCCTTGGAACACATTGCGAGGATCAtgcgcggcattgcgctccgcttcgctgcgccgtgccgcgtCTTCCTGCGCAAAGTACTCGCTCAGCTCTTGTGCCGTGTCCAGCTGGAGGATCTGTGCAGGCGGGGTAACATTGTTCGTGCTGCGGTGCATCGAGCGGCTCGCCTCCTCGCGCATCTGATCGAGCTCCTCCTGCGTCGGGGGgcctcgcgcggcgcgccctTCGCCTTTGTGCGTGCCGTGCCCAACAATttcggcgccgtgcacctCGGCTTGGCGATcccgcagcttgcgcataAGCTCCATAAACTGACTCTGCTTAAACTTGTCGCTGGTATCGTGCTGCACCGAGGCAAGAAGCCGCTCTGCGGTttgtgcaagcgcgtcaGCGTCCATGTTGTGGAGCGCTTCAGCGGCAGGAAGCGCATTCGCCACACTCTCGTGCAAaccatgctgcgcatcaACCGCAGTAAACGCCGAGTCCCACACCGTGTTGCTCAAGGTATCCAGCGTATCGCGCTGAACAGACATGGGTTGCGGAGCCGCGTGCATGGGCGGACGAAACTGGCGCTGGAATGCGGGCATCCGCATGGCGTACGGCGCACTTCGCGGAGCGCTCTCCATTTTCACCGCCGATggcatcggcgccgtgTGTTTCATGAAATCATGCGCCCACGCAGgcgtcgcttgcgcagcggcgtggcgcgagGAGCCTGCCATCGATGCAGGATGCTGCAGAAAAGACGTTTCCATATCGCGCCAATCAGCTCCTTGTGGTCGGACCGTTGGCAATGCCTGGCGCATTTGATCCACATGGAAGTGCGCGCCGGGATCCACAGCGTCGTTTGCCCGCGCAAAGaacgcagcgtcgtcgGCCTGCGCCATGGGCCGCGAGCGGAACGccgcctgcggcgcaggggacgaccgctgcgcatcaaacggcgtcgcgcggtCTTGTCCAAACCGCTTCCCAAGCTGCTGAAGTGGGTTCACGGGACCACACTGCGCGCCACCCACCAGGTCGGGCAGCGACATGGCTAGCAAGATGCAGAAACGCGGGGGCGTAGCGCCGACGTTCGGCCGATTACAAATCACATCCTACAACCGTGTGGAGGCTACGGCGGCGCGAAGGCGAACTAAAGGTTAGCGGGAGGTTACGTACAGTCTGTACAACGGCGTCTGCACCCGCAGATGCAATGGTCGTGTGGTCAATCCACATTACTGCGATAGATCCGTTTGCGTGCGCATTTTTGTACTCGGCGCGTTTCATGGGCCGTGCGACGGACCAAACATACACATGCGTGTCCCTGCGGTGAGTTACGGGGATACATACAAAGACGCACTCGCACAGTACGCTCCATTTTCGGACCACGCCAGCGCATTGATCCTGGCGGTGTGGAATACCCACTGTGTCAGTTTtacttggcgcgctgcaacaTCGTAGACAAAAATCTTGCCCGTAGACTCGCccgccgcaagcagcgccgcgtccggCGAAAAAGCGAGCGCAGTAATAGCACTACGACCATTCTCAAGCGTTCCGGCTGCGTCCAAGCCGTTCTCGTGCGTGGAGAACAGATACACCTTGGTATCTTCAGCGCCAATCGCGACACTTGCTCCATCGCGCGAAACACTCACGGCCGTCGGCGCACTTGGCATGCccaatgcggcgctgctgcagtgcgtgACGCGgccatcgcgcacaatgtCCACGCCTTTGTCTGTAAGCACATAACTCGTGGCTTGTGCACTCGCCATCGCTTTGGGCTGGCCCTGCAGTGCTGCAGTGAGGTTGCTGTGGTAAGTTTGGAGAGGTACGTACGTGTACGCTCCGTCTTTgagcacacgcgcagcgtcgtccAAGGCCGCAAGCACGGTGCAAGACTGCTCAGCGCCCATTGCGACAATGCTGGGCGATGCAGGGAGCGGAGCAGGGATCATCGAGGCGCGTCCATCGTCTGCATACACATATACACGCCCGTCGTACGAACTTGCAAGCGTCGAtgcagcactgcgcaccAGCGAAGTGACGCCCTGCGTCGGACCTACAAGCATGTCACagaggtgcagcgcactgccgctAAACGTAAGcctgtgcatgcgcccaGCAACGTCAACGCTAAGAATTGTCTCTCGCTGTGCCCACACGGCGCCCacctgctgcgcgccaagcttgtCGCCAGCTTCTTGCCCGGCTTCGTACGCTGCAactttgccgcgcgtgtgcacgtCCCATACCTTCACATGCCCGTCCGCACCCACGGACACGagatgcggcgcgggcgcagGTGCAAAGCTGACGGCATATACAGTGCCAGCATGTGCGCTTTCCCCGTCTTTAAactcgccaagcacgtcgccgcTCTGCCCGTCGTAGGCAAAGACGCGGCCGTCCGAGCCGGCAGAGACAAACACGGAACCGTCGGGCATGTACGCTACATCCTGCACAAAGCGTGTATGCACACGAAGTGTCTTGGCGTACTTGAACGGGACGCCCGTGTAGAATATCACGCTcgcatcgtcgccgccCGTGACAGCCTTGAATGGGCGCTGAGCGCGAATGGCAGCGGCGTTAATAACCTTGCTGTGCCCGCTGATCTCACCGACACTCGAGCCGGAATCAACAAGAAATGCATGCCCAAACTTCTCACGGCCTTCGCCCACCGCAATAATCCGCTTGCTCTCCCCGTCCCAGACCAGGTCCGTGATGCGGCCCGACATGGCCTGGACGTGGAGCTTGAGGATTCGCTCTTCGCCATCCAAGCTCCATACACGCACCGAGCCGCTTGTATCGCCACTCGCCATGTAAAAGCCACTGGGGCTGAAGCGCGCAACGGTGACATGGTGCGTGTGCTCCGCATACACCAGTGTGTTGCTCGGCGCCTACGGTCAGCATGCATGGCACGTACATTCAAATCGCGCACAACGACGGTGCGGCCGTGGCCATAGGCAACTTTGTCGCCTCGCGAACTCGCGCTTAGCTTGGTGCATGTCCCGCGTACAGTCACGGGATTTGACGCGTACGTGCCTGTGCGTGTCAACGACATGGTAGTGGCACTGTGGACTGTGCGCAGTGCCACGTGCTTTTTGCCATGACGCTGCTCGCGGCACTGCACAAGGCCCACAATTGCGACCCATGGACCGAccgcgcactgcacgccTTCGTCCTGGACGACGTGCAGATTGGATTTGTGCAGCCGCGTGTTCTTGATGCTATCCGCCAATTTctgcgcgagacgctgtCGGACGTGCTCGTAATTAAGGAGGATGGTGCACACGATGTTGTGACATTGGCGCACGGCACGTCGCGTGCACAGCGTACAGCGGCTATGAGCGCGCTTGTGGCTTGGatgcgtgcacggcgcattTTTCCTGATCCGTTGGACGGCTGGCGAGACGAGCCATACGCAGTatacgcgcgcgcgcacgggTCTGCATCGCGTTCGCACGTTGCATTTACactcgagcgcgcggcttgtgcgctgTTTGGTTTTGCCACGTTTGGTGTACATCTCACGGTACGCACACGGCAAGCTGACACCAGGCGTATACACCCGACGGGCGCATATGGGTATCGAAACGATCGCGTACCAAGCAAACGTGGCCGAGCTACTATGATAATTCCGTTGCTGGAGGAATTATtgcgggcgatgcgcccaTGGCGTCTATGATTCGCGAGTGCTACGAAGAGGCGGGACTGACAGAGGAGCAAGTTACGCCGTATATCAAGGTAGGTACGCTCCGCACTCATCGCAGCAAACTGGCTGCATAAGCTACTTTCACAAGACAGACGCGGGATGGTACCAGCCCGAGATGCAGTTTACCTACGACCTGGCGCTGCCATCTACCGAGATTGTCTTGGCACCTGTCGACGGCGAGGCGGAGTCGttcgagctgctcgacaaggaCGCCGTCCTGGAGCGCGTGGAGACGTTGGAATTCAAGCCGAATTGCGCGCTCGGTACGTACGGATGGCAAGCTATACTGACCCTAGTGGTGGCAGACTTTTTCGCTCGCCACGGCATGCTTACGTTTGAGAACGAAGAACACTATACCGCAATCTTAGAGTGCATTCACACGCCCTTGCGCTTGCCTACACCGTGAGGCAAGGCGCAAAGGAAAAATAGTTAAAGTGCATCTCCAGCTTTATTTTTTCATTCATACTAGAAAGCGAGACCAGTACGAAAACAACTGCACCGTCCCATCCTAAAAAAGGGCATATGTGGCGTAGCACGACATGATGGTGAGAAACACAGTGAAGTACTGCGACATCGTTTAGATGCCCAGCTTGGTGCGGCGCCAGTGGCGACGGTTCTTGTTGTACTGGATCTTGTTGTCCGTCTTCATGCGGAACCAGTTAGGGATGGAGCTGAATAGTTAGCATACTGcatcgacgagcttgtTTGGGCGTCACACACTGCagcaccgcacgctgcattgcgcaaCACGTCCAAATACATACCGGTTCTGGCGCTGAGCCTTGGCCATCTTAAGTTTCGTGCGCATAGACTTGTGAGAAGGCTGCGCGGCTGTTAGTACGATATCCACGGAGCGCGCCACCGGCACAACGTACCATTTTTCAGCGCAACGAGTACGGTAGAGAAGCAGTGCGGTGCCACGTTTGCTTGCACCTTCGCTTTTATCACGTGTATTACTGCAACATAATCACGTGCGTGCTACCTAATACGCGTCcgtgcgtcggcgcggcgcgtacggGGAAACGCCGGTACGACTCCACCATGCCGGAACCGTTCAAGCGTGCGGCAGTGCCTGCGACTTCGGTCTTCAAGCCGGACCTTTTTAAAGACAAGGTTGTGTTTGTAACGGGCGGAGGATCCGGTATCTGCTACAGTGTTACGGAAACATTGATGCGCTTCGGCGCCAAGGCCACAATTTTGGGCCGCAAGGCCGACCGGCTTCAGGCcgcagctgtgcagctCTCGAAGGACACGGGATCCGAggcgtttgccgcgcctgcaGACGTGCGCGACATTGATTCTTTGCACGCTGCTGTCAAAGCTACCCTCGAAAAGTTTGGCAAGATTGACTTTGTcatctgcggcgctgcgggcAACTTTATGGCGCCGATTGAGGGCCTCTCTTCTCGTGCCTTCCGCACGATTGTGGAAATTGACTTGCTCGGCACGTTCAATACGGTGCGCGCTACGCTCGACGAGATTaagaagcagcgcggcaccTACATCCATATCtctgcgacgctgcactACTCGGGCCTTCCCTGGCAGGCGGCTGCTTCCGCCGCCAAGGCAGGTGTCGATACGCTTTCTAATGCACTTGCAGTTGAACTTGGGCCCtttggcgtgcgcagcaacTGCATTGCGCCCGGTCTGATCGCCGGTACCGAAGGAGCCGACCGTCTCGTGCCGCAAGGCGGCGAGGACATCGTGGAGTCGTTCATTCCTCTTCAACGTCCTGGCTCCAAGCACGACATTGCAAACGCTACCGTCTTTCTTTTTAGCGAGGCTGCTAACTGGATTACCGGTCAGATCATGGTTGTCGATGGCGGCCATGTGCAtttccgcgcgccttggctGCCCTACCCCGATAGTGTGTTGGATCCCAAGTCGTTTGGGGAGCTCTTCAAGGGGTCCAAATTGTAAGCACATACCTTCAAGAAGCTATGTATTTGTCTAATGCACTGAGCAAGTCGACCTTGCGTCCTTTGCTCGGCAGTCCGTATTGCTcgcacgccaagcgcaagctcggTACATTGAGCTGGTGTGAGTTTGGCGGGAAACGCACCGTGACCAAAAGCCCTTGCTGATGCAAGTAGCGCAGCTCCGCGTCGCGTTCCTTCGACATGGGCTCTActttgtgcgccgcgcgcgcttccgccTTTGGGGCTTGCATAGACGTGCGTGGGTCAGCGTGTATCGCTTGGTTCCATGCGCGAATCGCATGCAAAGAGCGCTGGCCGATCAACGAATACTCGGGGACAGTCCCATCGCGGTACGGAGGAAGTGGCCTTTCGAACGCGACAGCTTTCAGCACGTTGTAATGGTGCGCCAAGACTGGGTTCGTATATGTATCGGGATTGAAGGgctctttgcgcaaaaagctgTCAATTACTTTCTCTGCCGCACTGACTTCTTCCGCGTTGGCTTCTTTTGTCGGCGCCTGTGGCGCTTGCCGGAGGTCGTCTGCGTACGGAAGAATGATCATATTCATGCCTGGTGGCACaatctgcgcgccgtcctcgtcgaTTTCTTCTGCCTGTGGAAGCAGTGCAACAAATGCAGGGATCACATTTTCACGCGGCATAAACAGCGCTAGCGCATATTTCGCCTTCGCatgcatggcgtgcagcagcgccgtaAATACGCATTTGCTACCTGGGAATTCCTGGCGTAAGCATTGCACCGACGTACCACATCGGACGGGTATATAAAATAGCTGTGCTTCACATTGTCCAAATAATTGAGTGTAGAGATATCTTTGAAGCCTAGCAGCGTTATCCCAGGTACGCGGCCAAAtacacgcagcgctttgaTCTCGTCCTCAGAAAGGATGATGCGTGTCTCCAAGCTGGCCGTCGAGCCGCTCGATACTTGATATGCGCCTGCAGGCTTTGCGTCCCTTACAATGCTTCCGGTTGTCTTGAGTGAGTGTGCGAAAACAAATAAACGTACCGTGTCAAACACTTGCTGGTGTGCTATCACTTCGTCAAAATCTTCTGGATCTTCTTTCCCGTACGACGAAATGCGCACTGGCATTTCAACAGCGGCTTCTGAGATAAGTGCATAGCTGTGGTAAGTGCAAGATCAACGCACCCTTTCACTTGGATCCGCCAACGGGACTGGGCCTTGGCGTGTCTGTCGTCCGCGTCTTTCTTTGCAATTGCGCCAAGATCAAGCATTAAATCAAATATGACGCGTTTCGGCATGTCACGCCCGTCCATCtgctcgtcgagctcctTCCACTTGGTCGTAGAGTCCCACGAATTTACCTTGGATACATTTTGGTCCTGTAAAAGACGGAGTCGCCAaggccgcagcgcatcctcaATAAGCCCGTCATCATATACACCAAATATCTCAGCATAAAACAAGTTTACTTGGAATGGATGTGCCGCGGAGCCCAGAAAAAAGGGCTCTGCATCGATCCCGCGCCGGTAAAACTCCTTCATTTTCTCAATACTCGCCTTCTGGACCAGTTTCTTGTCATTCCCAGGGAATGGATCGTCCTGGTTTGTAATGAAAAAAACACGGCGTGTGCCTGCCTTGACGCTGCGGTCAGCACAATGTGGCACGCACGAGGTGGTGAGCAATTGGAGCGCATTCGCGAGCGCATTGTCGATACGCAtgggcgtgtgcgcaggcgcaaatCGCTTTTCCATCGCTTTGGAGCTTGTTTTATTCGCTGGTGTCAGAAGGTCGCGTACGTGCCTTCAAGCAACTGCTGCAATCCGTACGTGGCCGGGACATTGACCTGCTCAATGGGTGTGTATTCGACTGTGTTCGGCCGGTATCGCCCGCGATTTGCTGTCGTCATCTTGGATTCCGCCTTGAATGAGCAGTGTGTAGCGTACCGTGTTCCATAGCATAATACCGACATAGTCTTTCGGCGAGCTCACTAATTTGTTCTCCATCAATTTctcagcggcgcggaacGCCGTGAGCAGTGGAATTTCGCCGTCGACGTTGGCATGCATGGTT encodes:
- the AIP1 gene encoding WD40 repeat-like protein (BUSCO:EOG092619L1; EggNog:ENOG503NVTV; COG:Z); translation: MSLTRTGTYASNPVTVRGTCTKLSASSRGDKVAYGHGRTVVVRDLNAPSNTLVYAEHTHHVTVARFSPSGFYMASGDTSGSVRVWSLDGEERILKLHVQAMSGRITDLVWDGESKRIIAVGEGREKFGHAFLVDSGSSVGEISGHSKVINAAAIRAQRPFKAVTGGDDASVIFYTGVPFKYAKTLRVHTRFVQDVAYMPDGSVFVSAGSDGRVFAYDGQSGDVLGEFKDGESAHAGTVYAVSFAPAPAPHLVSVGADGHVKVWDVHTRGKVAAYEAGQEAGDKLGAQQVGAVWAQRETILSVDVAGRMHRLTFSGSALHLCDMLVGPTQGVTSLVRSAASTLASSYDGRVYVYADDGRASMIPAPLPASPSIVAMGAEQSCTVLAALDDAARVLKDGAYTYVPLQTYHSNLTAALQGQPKAMASAQATSYVLTDKGVDIVRDGRVTHCSSAALGMPSAPTAVSVSRDGASVAIGAEDTKVYLFSTHENGLDAAGTLENGRSAITALAFSPDAALLAAGESTGKIFVYDVAARQVKLTQWVFHTARINALAWSENGAYCARTRMSMSLPDLVGGAQCGPVNPLQQLGKRFGQDRATPFDAQRSSPAPQAAFRSRPMAQADDAAFFARANDAVDPGAHFHVDQMRQALPTVRPQGADWRDMETSFLQHPASMAGSSRHAAAQATPAWAHDFMKHTAPMPSAVKMESAPRSAPYAMRMPAFQRQFRPPMHAAPQPMSVQRDTLDTLSNTVWDSAFTAVDAQHGLHESVANALPAAEALHNMDADALAQTAERLLASVQHDTSDKFKQSQFMELMRKLRDRQAEVHGAEIVGHGTHKGEGRAARGPPTQEELDQMREEASRSMHRSTNNVTPPAQILQLDTAQELSEYFAQEDAARRSEAERNAAHDPRNVFQGDGGDVLERMREDEQYVRPPPAEENIFAAEMNKWTGMGANVARAGPGWEEDLSERGGAQEQDDEDFVGRAWEGAKGKGRVGAQEAEWARLQSDWDEFEASEPSIRPTAQAPFPFEAPAYSFNENNPYAASRTHHHAMHATQMDAVAESVLEHEAEVQNDPSKSSAWYNLGLRQQENEREKQAIAALHKAVALDPRMNDAWLALAISYTNENEREAALESLERWIEVNDTYADVVQKYTPRETGTHGRVAGILMAMARAGMPGSTEVDADIQVALGVLFNSSSEYDKAVDCFATALGVRPEDWLLYNRIGATLSNSGRSEESLDYYYQALALRPGFARCHFNLSISCLNLKRYQEAAEHALTALTLQHASEEELSGGERGQNTSVWEILRVSLELMQRPDLARLASARDLNAIQLHDLLG
- a CDS encoding thiamine diphosphokinase (EggNog:ENOG503NWEC; COG:F): MTLLAALHKAHNCDPWTDRALHAFVLDDVQIGFVQPRVLDAIRQFLRETLSDVLVIKEDGAHDVVTLAHGTSRAQRTAAMSALVAWMRARRIFPDPLDGWRDEPYAVYARAHGSASRSHVAFTLERAACALFGFATFGVHLTAYTPDGRIWVSKRSRTKQTWPSYYDNSVAGGIIAGDAPMASMIRECYEEAGLTEEQVTPYIKQTGCISYFHKTDAGWYQPEMQFTYDLALPSTEIVLAPVDGEAESFELLDKDAVLERVETLEFKPNCALVVADFFARHGMLTFENEEHYTAILECIHTPLRLPTP
- the SPS19 gene encoding 2,4-dienoyl-CoA reductase [(2E)-enoyl-CoA-producing] (EggNog:ENOG503NVVN; COG:Q), with product MPEPFKRAAVPATSVFKPDLFKDKVVFVTGGGSGICYSVTETLMRFGAKATILGRKADRLQAAAVQLSKDTGSEAFAAPADVRDIDSLHAAVKATLEKFGKIDFVICGAAGNFMAPIEGLSSRAFRTIVEIDLLGTFNTVRATLDEIKKQRGTYIHISATLHYSGLPWQAAASAAKAGVDTLSNALAVELGPFGVRSNCIAPGLIAGTEGADRLVPQGGEDIVESFIPLQRPGSKHDIANATVFLFSEAANWITGQIMVVDGGHVHFRAPWLPYPDSVLDPKSFGELFKGSKL
- the KU70 gene encoding ATP-dependent DNA helicase II subunit 1 (COG:L; EggNog:ENOG503NW54); protein product: MHANVDGEIPLLTAFRAAEKLMENKLVSSPKDYVGIMLWNTAESKMTTANRGRYRPNTVEYTPIEQVNVPATYGLQQLLEANKTSSKAMEKRFAPAHTPMRIDNALANALQLLTTSVKAGTRRVFFITNQDDPFPGNDKKLVQKASIEKMKEFYRRGIDAEPFFLGSAAHPFQVNLFYAEIFGVYDDGLIEDALRPWRLRLLQDQNVSKVNSWDSTTKWKELDEQMDGRDMPKRVIFDLMLDLGAIAKKDADDRHAKAQSRWRIQVKGYALISEAAVEMPVRISSYGKEDPEDFDEVIAHQQVFDTTTGSIVRDAKPAGAYQVSSGSTASLETRIILSEDEIKALRVFGRVPGITLLGFKDISTLNYLDNVKHSYFIYPSDVEFPGSKCVFTALLHAMHAKAKYALALFMPRENVIPAFVALLPQAEEIDEDGAQIVPPGMNMIILPYADDLRQAPQAPTKEANAEEVSAAEKVIDSFLRKEPFNPDTYTNPVLAHHYNVLKAVAFERPLPPYRDGTVPEYSLIGQRSLHAIRAWNQAIHADPRTSMQAPKAEARAAHKVEPMSKERDAELRYLHQQGLLVTVRFPPNSHQLNVPSLRLACEQYGLPSKGRKVDLLSALDKYIAS